In Lolium rigidum isolate FL_2022 chromosome 7, APGP_CSIRO_Lrig_0.1, whole genome shotgun sequence, the DNA window GGTGGAGGCGGCTATCGGAACCGAAGGTGATTGGATTGCCGTACTTCTCGTCCGATGTCCCTGCGCTCGGCGGGGCAGTTTTTTATTTGTGGCGGTTTCCTGCTCACAAGGATAGCTTTGACTTGGGCGAGCGAGGAGGATGCCTGTTCTGGCGCCGCCTCGCACGTGTTCGACGAAACGCCTTGACCGCCTCTGTTCATTTTCACGCTACTCATatttctggcaccattgccgtCAGCTAACGATGGTTGCGTGTTTGTTACCGTTGCAGTGAGCTATTGACCGCAACAAGTACTTGGGGTCTACTTGGAACCAGCACGGGCAATGTCGGCAATGTGAGTCCTCCCGGCCGTGATACTGCCTTATTGAAACACTAGAACCAGATAAATACGTCTATCGGTTTGGTTGTTCCAAGCGCTTCTGCTCATTGCTAGAAAGAACTATCTTTGTGGGCACATTCCACTAACTGCCACTTGTTACCTAAGCTGACAGCTGCATGACCTAACCTGCTCGCTGTCGAATGGCCCTGCAGGGAAGAAGACAGCGACACGCTCCGAATACTTGTGGCCACCGACTGCCATCTCGGCTACATGGAGAAGGATGAGATACGCAGGTTTGATTCGTTCCAGGCTTTTGAGGAGATATGCTCATTGGCGGCGCAGAAGAAGGTTGGCAGGGGCAGTAGTTTCTTTGCGTTCATTCTGTTATGGGCAACTCATTGTTTGCGTGTAATAACTGGGATGAGACCGTTTTGCAGGTAGACTTTGTGCTTCTGGGCGGCGACCTGTTCCATGAGAACAAGCCTTCGCGCTCAACCTTGGTGAAGACCATCGAGATTCTACGACGCTACTGCCTAAATGATCTGCCGGTGAAGTTCCAGGTTGTCAGTGATCAGACAATCAACTTCCCAAACAGGTTTAGTAATCATACTCGTTTCTCGGAATTCCATTTGGTCTCTGTATCATGTATCAAAACCTTAGGAAAGATGTGTTAACATACATATTCTTTTACTTCATTTTCTGACACGCATTTTCTTATTCCTTATTAGATTTGGCCAAGTGAATTATGAGGATCCAAATTTCAATGTTGGCTTGCCTGTTTTCACTATCCATGGAAATCATGATGATCCTGCTGGGGTGGTATgagcatcttttctgatcttctgAAATTTATGGGTTCCTACTGAACATGTGTTTATTATGGCCATTGCTTTATGCAATCATTCATTTCCCGATGTTGTAGGATAACCTCTCTGCTATTGACATCCTTTCGGCTTGCAATCTTGTAAATTATTTTGGTAAGATGGACCTTGGTGGCTCTGGTGTTGGTCAAATAGCAGTTCATCCAGTACTCGTAAAAAAGGTGAGCTAATTCGGGCCCATGCATTATCATGATTTCTCAGATGCCAATTTTGTAACGTCCTATTATTGCAGGGTACAACTACAGTTGCACTATATGGCCTTGGGAACATTAGAGATGAGCGCCTTAACAGAATGTTTCAGGTGTGTTTGCATTGAGTTGGCTTGGTTTGAGTTTTTATACTAATGCAACACTGGAGCTAGAAATTTGTGCATCTTTGCACATCTGCAAATCAGTCACCCCTTAATGATGTCTTGTTCTGTATCTCAACACTTCAGACACCTCATTCAGTACAATGGATGCGACCTGAAACTCAAGATGGTATGTCAGTATCTGACTGGTTCAATATCCTGGTTCTTCATCAGAACAGGTATGCACAGCAAGATatcaataaagaaaattagttttctcaTATATTTTAGTTCTTAATCATGTTTACTGGGAAGCAATTTTATACTGGGATTCACACAGGATAAAGACAAACCCGAAAAGTGCTATAAATGAGCATTTCTTGCCGCGTTTTCTCGACTTTGTGGTATGGGGCCATGAGCATGAATGCCTTATCGATCCCCAGGTAATAAATTGGGACTCCCCTTTGAAATTTTTGTAGCACAAAGTCCAGAAAAGATGGAAAAACTTACTGTGACTATGCCTTCTGATTAATTGCTTATAGGAGGTCCCTGGGATGGGGTTTCACATCACTCAACCAGGCTCATCGGTTGCAACCTCCCTGATTGATGGTGAAGCAAAACCAAAGCATGTTCTTTTGTTAGAAATCAAGGTCAGTTTTACAACTCTCTTCTTTCATGTTAAATAAGCTCATTTGTGGTGTTCAGTGTTTTCTCATTCCTTTATATATTGCTTAATAGGGAAATCAATATAGGCCAAACAAAATACCTTTGAGATCTGTCAGACCTTTTGAGTATGCTGAGGTACGCCATTCACTGCTTCGTGCTTATTTCAGTAAGTGAATCTCACAGTGTGAAATGTGTAGGTTGTGTTAAAGGATGAAGCAGATGTTGACCCTAATGACCAGGCATCTGTTCTTGAACATTTGGATAAAATTGTGAGTCTGAAGTTACTCATACGTGTTCAGAACTTCAGATACTATCCATTTTATTGAAAATTGAAATTATGTCGGTGTGCTGGTGCGACTTTGGTCCAAGAACGCAGCATTTGCCATTTTACTTAGTCTGATAAGATTGTTTTATTTAATGGACGTGATTTGCCCTCAATTTTGAATTACTTTCTCAACTTCAGGTGAGAAACCTGATTGACAAGAGTAGTCAACCAGCAGCCAGTGGATCAGAGCCCAAACTTCCATTAGTTAGAATCAAGGTAACAATATCACAACGAAAGTCGTCTGCGCAAAATAATGAAGAATACATAATTGGAAGTTCTCATATTGTTCTGCAGGTAGATTACTCTGGGTTTTCAACAATAAACCCACAACGGTTTGGTCAGAAGTATGTCGGCAAGGTACCTCCCACACTAATGTATTAATTAATAATTACTCAAGTGTCCTCAATCGTAGCTGAATAAACTTTTGATGGCTTCTCTTATATAAGGTTGCAAACCCACAAGATATTCTCATTTTTTCAAAAGCGGCGAAGAAGCGCCAGAC includes these proteins:
- the LOC124675308 gene encoding double-strand break repair protein MRE11, with the protein product MSAMEEDSDTLRILVATDCHLGYMEKDEIRRFDSFQAFEEICSLAAQKKVDFVLLGGDLFHENKPSRSTLVKTIEILRRYCLNDLPVKFQVVSDQTINFPNRFGQVNYEDPNFNVGLPVFTIHGNHDDPAGVDNLSAIDILSACNLVNYFGKMDLGGSGVGQIAVHPVLVKKGTTTVALYGLGNIRDERLNRMFQTPHSVQWMRPETQDGMSVSDWFNILVLHQNRIKTNPKSAINEHFLPRFLDFVVWGHEHECLIDPQEVPGMGFHITQPGSSVATSLIDGEAKPKHVLLLEIKGNQYRPNKIPLRSVRPFEYAEVVLKDEADVDPNDQASVLEHLDKIVRNLIDKSSQPAASGSEPKLPLVRIKVDYSGFSTINPQRFGQKYVGKVANPQDILIFSKAAKKRQTAGENVDESEKLRPEELNQQTIEALVAENNLKMEILPVDDLDIALHDFVSKDDKTAFYACLQRNLDETRKKLNSEAEKFKIEEEDIIVKVGECMQERVKEISLRSKGDTPFTSSSQNLDTRGKSVAGGSSLNTFSDDEDTREMLLGTRSKASGFTRPSKDSTGAARVGTSKRGRGGKGSMKQTTLSFSQSRSSAAIRSEEVDSSSEEAEDEANLVVENSEPEDSVQQTGRKRPAPRGRGRARGTTTAKRGRKTDIASIQSMVMSKDDDSDEDDKPKKPPPRVTRNYGAVRRR